The following nucleotide sequence is from Bombus huntii isolate Logan2020A chromosome 17, iyBomHunt1.1, whole genome shotgun sequence.
tttttttaaattaaaattaaaattaaatgtaagaACAGATTCAAagtataacatttaaaaatttgtggttataaaatttacttgtATGTCATAATTATGTAAGTGAATTAAtctcataattaattaaatgaatttattctatgtgagtaaattatatttatctataataagtctTAACTTATTATTATCAGCTAACACTGCATAATACTAAGTAAAGTAACTGAAAATTCTCGACGtgagaattaattataatttcaacaagaaaataaaaaagaaaagaaaagaaaagaaaaaaaaaattctatgtaAGTGATTGTTCTATGTAAGTAATTCTATGTAAGTAATTCTATGTAAGTGATTTGGGGCTCGGCCAGTACCTTGCCCTTCTTTGGGATATTCCGAATTATCTGTCCTCTCCGAGCTGCAAATCTGATATCTCAGATGTTAGGGTTAACCCCCTGGCCGGTAAGGCACGATAGACAGATGAGACTAAACGGCTGGTGGAGAGGGCAATCATCAACAGAGGGTCACACCGTGCGGATACAATACTGGGGTCTCAATAAAATCTTACAACCGTGGTGTTCAGAACATCAAACTCTGTTTGCATACACCCGGTGCACATAAAGTGTCAAATTACACTAACACTGGATTTATTGAACCTCTTTCACCTTGACCAGTGGCTCTTTAGTTTATGATTTGCAACAGAATCCCTGCATCAACGCAGGTTCACGAAACATACAACTTCACGCACCAAATATCGATTACAGTCAATCGACACTAACAATCAATAATTTGTCTGCGAGATGCTCCTCTGgaagttttaactatatatattccggttttaactatatatatttaactatatatattaactatatattttcCCTAGGAACAGTAAGATTTTAACGATACAACTTTATCAAGAGATCTTAATGTCATAAACGGTATCGAAACTTcgtaattaatattgttaaggaagaaaatattggtaATCTCCTCTAACGACGAGCGCTTGATATTCACAACTAGAACTCGATATCTTAGCTTcttataatatcctaataaaatgtcatttatcgattacaattgtcctgtcgtattttattgtatttgctttataaatgtgaactttattcaaaaagagtTCATCGATATAACGGTATTGAAGAGAACTACTCGAGAAACTATATCTAGCCCTTGGATGGAGGGATTGCTTGCTTCTTACAATCGAATAATTGGAGTGTAACTAGAAACACGAACGGTAGTTTAGCAATGGAGAAGAACTTTAGAACGACAgcaattttcttcttgtttctttgagAAAGGCACCGTTCATTTTATGTTTGACGAGAATGGGGTTGTTGGacgaatttgattaaaaaggaaagatctttaacaaatattcttcCCATTGATACATtcctatatttttgttttaattatttgaaaatgcaaTTTTGCATATACCTATGTgcaattatatactataatcgCAGGCGTTTCTTTAAAATGATGTACTATTGAAACAAGGCAAAGTATCGTCGAATTCTTCTAGATTCAATTTCTCAAAAGAATGGCTCTATTGATTAACCAAACATAGTTCCCATAAGCATATACGTACTTCTCAGAAAAGATAGTTATATCTAGATCAATATTACTCCCCACAGTGACCTATatgtcaaagaaaaaaaagacacatcAAGTATTAAATCATACTACTATTACGTCCACTATCTCTACAAATCCTCCACTCTTGGAAAAGTCTATCTTATTCAAACGTAACGTAACTCAAATTAAATCTTTTCCATCATCATAAATacgaaacatttataaaattatcatcttCGATTATTTACTCAACATCTAGCTAACAAAATCTTCTCCATCGCCGTACCCCTTAATCCTAACCGCGTACAATTAACGTATGAAtagttaatttattgaaatttaaacgacCATTTTACGCTACTTGTACTCGAATGATTTTAGGATCTTGCTGTATCTCTTGCACAGTGTTATACTGACAGGCGAGAAACATAGAAACGTAACTTCCGATCCACTGATTTACCCTAAACACACGATGATAGGTTATACGGTGGACGCAATACAGAAGCGTTTCCGATGCAATTCGAAGGTGCGTTGTTACAATGGAGTTCATCGATCCATAGTGACTATTTCCCCGCCAACTACAGCCTGTAATAACGGAATAGCCAATAAAGTATATCCAGTCGATTTAATCGTTACCCCCACGGTGCACCGCGCGCACGGAGATCGGATCGGTGATTTTCACGTGATGTTTCGCAAATCGTGAGGCGCTCGCGTGATTCGCGCGTTTTAAGCGTTCCCGCTCTTCCCGTccgatagaaagagaaagggaacaGGGGGTGGAAGGAAGAGGGAAGATACGTGATGCGGGTTCAACCTGCCGCGGGAACCTTTAAAGAAGGTCGGTGCAACGGGAgagatgtaattttaataaattggagAACAAGTCATTGTAAAAGATTGATATTCAGATGTTGGAGATGCAGCAGATTTACAACTCGCTGGAATTAAGTTAGTTAAGGTGTTGAAAACCTAATGTCTTTTCAAAGGCGTTTGCcgcgtttcttttcaaatcaaaatacatacatacgataCGTACGATGTATGCGCCTAAAGTTTTAAAGTTAATTTCTATTCAAGGAATGGACtgttttattatagatttaggaaattgaaaagaagCAATTGCTTGTTTCTAAGAAAGAATCGCGAGAAGTACAGTTAGAAACTGTATTGTGAATCACTTTTCCTGGTTTCCGTAACGAGGAAGTGAAAAAAAGAACGCAGACAAGTCAGCGTTTACCGCAGCTAAATGGAAGATACGCAGGTACGAGTCGTTACAGTTTTGTCGTTGCAACGATTCCCGCTGCGTAATTTGATAATGAACAGTTGAAAAATAGCAGCGTTGTGTCCGTACTCTTTAATATCCCATTATATGGAAGTTAACGACCGGAAAATACACCGCTCGACTACTTGAAGGAAGTAGCTCATGAGCAAGTCTTTTGTATCCTCGCAATGGTATAATTCCTGTAACGTCTCGTTCTCGGAGgatttatttcgttgatttGTACTTGTTTATTGCTTTTGTGTTTTCATGAATGGAACATGTCGCATGCGAATCGTAATATGGTTTTAATGGCGTTTCGACTTCAATGATATCAGCGGCTGATTGCGCTTCCCGTAAGAAGCTTCCAATCATTATGTATTTTAGGAACAACAAATAAGGATATTTAGagaacgaattaattattcaattgtTCGCGCAAGAAATACCTGTCTCTTTTTCGAAAGTTATAAGTGCTGTTTTCAAAGAGTTCCTTAGCTCACCATAAACCAGATAAGAATCTTTGGTTCCGTCTAGAAAAAGAAACCTTCAGATCAAACCGAAAGGGGTTcggattatattttctaatcgtatttgtatatttctttttacggTCAGCTTGTCATCCACGTACAATCGAACAGAGAGTccattaattatttcccttCGACTTGTTTCAGGGGGAGCATCTCGGAAGCCATGCCGGCTGACGAGTTCGCTGGAAATCGAAACAGAAGCAAACCAAGACTGCAACCACCTTAACGAACCGCTATTATCACTGGCAAGGTCATCGGGCAGACCGGATCTAATCATGCTCACGCCGACCATGCTTCCTGTGCACTCGTTCCTCTTTCTTAACGACGTCAACCAGAAGATCGGGTgctaaaaaattcgaaatcgagttgattgaaaatctcaaggaatattaaaaaaaaaatacgaataaacaatTTGATATAGAAATCATCCATTTTgggcaaagaaaagaaacaatcaGAAAAAGGAATAACCACAGAAGCTCTGAATTTCATTGCTTCCTAATGGTACTTCCttggatatttttacattctgGAGGCGTGAACGAACTCTGAAAAACAGAAACGACTTCTATCGGATGATCGAAAGAACTACCTGGACACTGAGTATAATTATTCACACGTGCGGATGCCATTTCCGGCATGTTTCTCCATGAAGAAGGTCAGCTTCAGTTTTTGCCACTTGTAGATAGAAGTTGAAGTGGCGGACGTCTTAACGAGGTTGCTAGAATGTCAAAGAAATAGATGAGGGAAATATTATgaagatatatttatgaatatctaATTGAGCATTTAATTAAGAACTTAATCGAAAGACCAAAATAAGTTGGTTCTTGAGACCAAGTACCTATCTAAGTATAATAGTCTTTTGTACTTACGGTTTAGTAAGAGGACTCGAGTAAAACGATTACTCGTTAAAAGGAACAATAGAATAATCATGCCTCCGCAGACGGTGGTCTCTGCTTTCATGCCTCATCGCGGAGAATCTCAGCGAAAAAAGTGTCCCGAAGCGTGAGCTGAAAGGTGGCTATGTAGGCTGCCTAGTGAATGCCGTCGCCATGGTGGAGCTGGCGTGTAGCAACTCCCTAAGTCCAGGAACCTAATCCCGCGTCAGAAAGACAAAATTCGCTACGGagaaaagtaaacaaaaatatatatataggaaaGAAGAGACAAAGATTAAAGGTCGTTAAGAATTAAAGgtaatttaatgataaaagggagaaagaattgtgtaaaaattctactgggaaagaaaagaaagaagaaacctCCAACGAGAAAGACGTGCTCAGAAGCGAGTCCCGCGTAGCGCCATGTAGAGGAGcaggaagaaaatattggtaATCTCCTCGAACGACGAGCGCTTGATATTCACAATTAGAACTCGATATCTTAGCTTcttataatatcctaataaaatgttatttatcgattacaattgtcctgtcgtattttatagtgtttgctttataaatgtgaactttattcaaaaagagtTCATCGATGATTATCCATTACAGGTTGTTAATAAACCTGAATTATGCACAAAGGAATTGCCGTTAATAACTTAAGATTCTCTGCCCGTCGTACAGGGTACATATAGTAATTATTCTCGACGATCGTAACGTTTAAGTCCAATTCGAGCTTATAGTCCCATGCGACAATagtttgaatttctatttgttcgtttgtcGTCTGTTTATACCCGGAGCACCTGCTGTAAaccaatacaaaatttattagatctataaataacacatataaaacttattaatttataattaatataaaataggagAGCACGAAACTTCCTATTTTATGGATATGTTAaatctttgtaaaaaatacCATATCATTAGTATCATTTTAATCGTTCTAAAGGATTTAGCTGCATAAAGCTGTGACCCTTGGAAGAATCGACGTTCACGCgtaacaaattgaaattgtgcGAAGGTTCCGGTACGAACATCACAAGCGTCGATACCAGGGCCACAGGCACATGTTCTGggttcattatatatttataaagggCTGACGATTCAGTGGATGGTCcgggtaaatttaaattgtaaatgaacgCATTGCTGGTTTCAAGTAAAAACCTGGATAAGAGCGGATATGGTATGAGAGTCTGTCGTAGAAAGGGGAACAGGCcgcttttatttgtaaagtttgaatctcctcgatattgaagatgttgaagctgcaagtatgtatttcattttaatccattcgaaaccgagatttaattggaagacgatacctaggtgtcggtacgatctgaatgtttagttagaatgattctgtgttttactctctccagggtatccttttcatactttgattttaaatcgatgacaatcttaaatagtatgcctcatatttttaaaatataaaattatatactatgttattctataatgtattatgtacagtcatatatatatatatatatataataattctatattgaaaaaaatatgaaattaacatgatatatacattactacataagttatatataaaatatgtatattatacccttgcctactgactgatatgaatttctttcggtctcgaatgcgttaaaagagagcgcaaagaaggcgaaattacttattgtaattagtaaagcgacctgagaggcagacagatacaagaaagaaggaatattatattagcggcattatcatgtttttgctctctttaagtctttcatcgagacagacaatctacaggtattaatcgaccaatttctccaagctgataacttcgaattgatgtttatatataagaagtgttatgtgttaatctgtctaaatgtttaaaaggtgttataaattaaatgttgttaaacgatacgtaattgccttttgatcgtaaattttactatcaaggggtcttttatgtatgcgtaatcattgtgaattataacaatttatgtgatcgatattaaaggtgtttaaaagcatattattattatatattattattctattctcctatattattatcctatattattatagcattcctatattattataatatccaattacatgttgatacacaagatatacagattattatttataacgttttggttttcttaattgagtcattcatttagtacaaatgataagaaattagtaataattcgcaaaaaaaggatattgtagtagaaatattataaaaaaacattttctgttttagtgtagagttactccttcttacagacagtgtcgtacaaatctgtacgtctctgagaaaatgtaggtatctgagcccttacttcctcaacaacttttagatctgttagaaaaaagaaacatacgaagtaataagtaatgcttactaataaattcaacaaatacagaggaagatggctaaatcgataaattagcgagactaaaaattaattacatcatggatctctcgcttttaattttaagctgtaaattaccgatatcggtgactgccatattctcttgagtttccaaatcgtaaagaatctctccccagggattggtcaactgtgtatgcccccatgcgacgtaacttgctgaaggaacacgagccggtgatatgcaagcaacgtataattgattatcattcgctctggaacgctgaagtaatgaccagtgcagtggtccagtggtcatattgaatgccgctggatatatcagcatttggcaacctaacccagagaagcaggaaatatgaagccaccgaataccaattaacttcgtagttgcacggttcacattccatcatttctgaatatgcgaggacagtattcttattgtgcttttaattcttttatttgtttcattttcagcaaatatactggttttttaaattaagcttctttttatacagatatttaattttttgctagttaagtattgatcgattaagttactgtacctttgttccgataaatgcgtgccatttcctcgaatctaatatcatagcatatgccaatacctattttgcagcccttcacatcgaacgtcgttagggagttaccaggactgagtgaatcactctctcgaaaagtaatcttattaggaatgtcgatgtcgaatagatgtacctaataacataaaaatgtagtcgctaattctattgctgcaacttttgtaatttaatatcaaagataccaactcctaaactttaattattttttatttaataactgacagcgtttttatcactttcttttattaaaaaatcttatcatttaataatgtttaaaaaggagaaaaaataagtattttcgtatgtgaaaaatttatattacacattacaacaaaaatgggcgttttccgtatcataacgtattttataaaccgtaaattatagaattggttatagtatacgtatgtacatatgtatattcctaaattattcctagatagagtcactttcttcaccccaatattttcaaattcaaagccataaaggaatatattacttacctttcggtgttttgctatcaaagttccatcgggaccccaaatagtacaggtattgtacaatttatcgccctctatttcaggcatcgtaccaccaactacatagatgttgttttctttagctgcattcgataaagcaacgctcgtttcaccatcaggaatactctcggcgtattttcgaaagtactctgcattgcaatatttcaattaatgaaaaataactgtcttttgttccaaccataaattaaattgaaatttttgtcagttttttattttttaaattattaaaataactaagttttatatctcgacttaattaaatatgcaattacttagctaacagtatatataataaattgtttctacaggttcaaaatgaaaaatgaatatttagaaatatttaattacgacaatgctatttgtgttagcatcagtggcttgttactctacgactttgctagtactttttgaaacataaagttagttttcaattaacacttatactagaggcggaattataaatgcaaaataattgataataccaatttataagtacctaattattagtatcttaaaaaatatatttatacaaaaatcacgataatcatgaaaatggggaaatcctatattctcgactCAATTCACAATCTTTATGGAAGTATAAACGGTAAGGTAATTTGtctacttttacttttttctatatagttgttacacacatggtaaattattgaaaaaaaaaacaaattattacgtattccATATGGTGAATTAAAGCATTCAGGAAGAGCTATAATATCAGCATTGCGCTCTTTTGCGCTAGAAATGTAGGAAACTGCCCGCTCTACATTTTTGCGTTTTACTTCATTTACTTCAAGTTGTACCAACGCCAAGCGAAATGCTAAAATGTTGGAAAAGTTAAATACATTCGGTTATATATTTCCCATActttttatctataaatactttttacataGTGAATACTTACTCGACATCGTTCGCACTACTTGTTTAGCGATGTTTGTAAGTATCATAATGTTGAGGTTATGTATGGTACTACTCAATATcaataattacatttatatcatttttaaaatttattt
It contains:
- the LOC126875193 gene encoding omega-amidase NIT2-like isoform X3, which gives rise to MILTNIAKQVVRTMSTFRLALVQLEVNEVKRKNVERAVSYISSAKERNADIIALPECFNSPYGIQYFRKYAESIPDGETSVALSNAAKENNIYVVGGTMPEIEGDKLYNTCTIWGPDGTLIAKHRKVHLFDIDIPNKITFRESDSLSPGNSLTTFDVKGCKIGIGICYDIRFEEMARIYRNKGCQMLIYPAAFNMTTGPLHWSLLQRSRANDNQLYVACISPARVPSASYVAWGHTQLTNPWGEILYDLETQENMAVTDIANFVFLTRD
- the LOC126875193 gene encoding omega-amidase NIT2-like isoform X1 codes for the protein MILTNIAKQVVRTMSTFRLALVQLEVNEVKRKNVERAVSYISSAKERNADIIALPECFNSPYGIQYFRKYAESIPDGETSVALSNAAKENNIYVVGGTMPEIEGDKLYNTCTIWGPDGTLIAKHRKVHLFDIDIPNKITFRESDSLSPGNSLTTFDVKGCKIGIGICYDIRFEEMARIYRNKGCQMLIYPAAFNMTTGPLHWSLLQRSRANDNQLYVACISPARVPSASYVAWGHTQLTNPWGEILYDLETQENMAVTDIDLKVVEEVRAQIPTFSQRRTDLYDTVCKKE
- the LOC126875193 gene encoding omega-amidase NIT2-like isoform X2, yielding MILTNIAKQVVRTMSTFRLALVQLEVNEVKRKNVERAVSYISSAKERNADIIALPECFNSPYGIQYFRKYAESIPDGETSVALSNAAKENNIYVVGGTMPEIEGDKLYNTCTIWGPDGTLIAKHRKVHLFDIDIPNKITFRESDSLSPGNSLTTFDVKGCKIGIGICYDIRFEEMARIYRNKGCQMLIYPAAFNMTTGPLHWSLLQRSRANDNQLYVACISPARVPSASYVAWGHTQLTNPWGEILYDLETQENMAVTDIDLKVVEEVRAQIPTFSQRRTDLYDTVCKKE
- the LOC126875193 gene encoding omega-amidase NIT2-like isoform X4 yields the protein MILTNIAKQVVRTMSTFRLALVQLEVNEVKRKNVERAVSYISSAKERNADIIALPECFNSPYGIQYFRKYAESIPDGETSVALSNAAKENNIYVVGGTMPEIEGDKLYNTCTIWGPDGTLIAKHRKVHLFDIDIPNKITFRESDSLSPGNSLTTFDVKGCKIGIGICYDIRFEEMARIYRNKGCQMLIYPAAFNMTTGPLHWSLLQRSRANDNQLYVACISPARVPSASYVAWGHTQLTNPWGEILYDLETQENMAVTDIANFVFLTRD